A window of Fluoribacter dumoffii NY 23 contains these coding sequences:
- a CDS encoding AMP-binding protein, producing the protein MKLISLNAMQNDLAKTLALKLFAPDTNFSLTEGGSTFKREQCLEKILDYIDWIEQLNIHSVMIMSPPSVEALCLCYALVLSNKTYIPLHTSSSSELLEVYLKTYQVDLLWIHPHLITQFAEGFKNKLLQPKNKTFFYYLPKIQQTACIIPGIVLFTSGTMGLPKAVHYQYHTIHNYLSWCLDEFRINPEDHVLFISELSFIASLRPLFVPAIAGANITFIGGNSPNKLQWMTKALIHHQITVLNLTPTFFKLLMNQLKRTQLLHHLFPVRLVLLSGEPIDIEPINRWFAEINTETVFYNLYGSTECLLPFYKRINAPLAEQERLHLGQLRAGCDYKLLPDARGYELCIAGALSTAYFDEDLTHHHYITINNRRYLRTKDFVKLEEINQRKELFFCSRSQRLIKRYAQLINLDELEFALKKSFPELDFITFSDEENENKIYLVIKTLPDDALLKQIKFFLKSHFPNYMHPNEYIFTREIPLTSSGKINYFLLKKKFTPQDAKFIFEYFTRFFDRQPIDIERKIVDLGLESIDYLEMAEEFLRITGKWLDVAKIHNEMRIADIGSCLVELNLTHASPQNKVMLNPLQRGFYSKELDEHFDQSLCIIASLCLQGISDIRQLEIAIADTLANHFMLNSKLKWIDSDYFFVSAGMQTDFNLRAPIFFSKKELQRLITTVHADRLVRIYVQKKKNHYFLIMAYHHIALDGWSAALVREEIFRRYEGTHEIKCINQEEEINALNRAAEFREHTKNTLRELKTRLSQINPYEYNHLEPLFQGTLENRNTCFTLEKKWVDQFAHQHQIQDSPYSVIFALVFHQMISQIAGVNKLFFYMSFSNRNLPIPHIKELIGNLATGLPVFFNNKNLTTQEFAAQIKDNFTLYFKNMSYTRLVEIWENEIINQRFMSPRHQRYRLVYTYINKITEDEYIQNKYIDWDKSINETLPENSANVSGKKKVAFLRVYNMGPHFVVMLSTQMKKKVHDLLLTQLHELMNSQR; encoded by the coding sequence ATGAAGTTGATTTCACTCAATGCGATGCAGAATGACCTGGCAAAAACTTTAGCCCTGAAGTTATTCGCTCCAGACACTAATTTTTCGTTAACTGAAGGGGGTTCAACTTTCAAAAGAGAACAGTGTCTGGAAAAAATCCTGGACTATATAGACTGGATTGAACAATTGAATATCCATTCAGTCATGATCATGAGCCCGCCTTCCGTTGAAGCCTTATGCCTCTGTTATGCGTTGGTGCTGTCCAATAAAACTTATATCCCTCTACATACCTCCTCTTCATCCGAGTTACTGGAAGTGTATTTAAAGACCTATCAAGTCGATTTATTGTGGATTCACCCTCACCTTATTACCCAATTCGCCGAGGGGTTTAAAAACAAACTGCTCCAGCCCAAGAATAAAACCTTTTTTTATTATTTGCCGAAAATTCAGCAAACGGCCTGCATCATCCCGGGAATTGTACTGTTTACCTCGGGAACAATGGGCCTTCCCAAAGCAGTCCATTATCAGTACCACACCATTCATAATTATTTATCCTGGTGTCTTGATGAATTCAGAATAAATCCGGAAGATCACGTTCTATTCATCTCAGAACTTTCATTTATTGCTTCATTGCGCCCCCTGTTTGTACCTGCGATTGCAGGAGCAAACATCACCTTTATTGGCGGCAACTCCCCCAACAAATTGCAATGGATGACCAAGGCACTCATTCATCACCAGATCACGGTACTTAACTTGACGCCCACTTTTTTTAAACTGTTAATGAATCAGCTGAAAAGAACCCAACTGCTTCACCACCTCTTCCCCGTGCGTCTTGTCCTTTTAAGCGGTGAGCCCATCGACATTGAGCCAATTAATCGCTGGTTTGCTGAAATAAATACTGAGACTGTTTTTTATAATTTATATGGTTCCACGGAATGCTTATTACCCTTTTACAAAAGGATAAACGCACCGCTTGCAGAACAGGAACGGCTTCACCTGGGACAACTCAGAGCGGGCTGTGATTATAAATTATTACCAGATGCTAGAGGCTATGAATTATGTATCGCCGGAGCATTATCCACTGCGTACTTTGATGAAGACCTGACCCATCATCACTACATCACCATCAACAACCGCCGTTATCTGAGAACCAAAGATTTTGTCAAACTCGAAGAAATAAACCAGAGAAAAGAATTATTTTTTTGTTCGCGCTCGCAACGTCTTATTAAACGATACGCTCAGCTTATTAATTTGGATGAGCTTGAATTTGCTTTAAAAAAATCTTTTCCAGAGCTGGATTTTATTACTTTTTCCGATGAAGAAAATGAAAATAAAATCTACCTGGTCATAAAAACGCTTCCTGACGACGCTCTCCTTAAGCAAATAAAATTTTTTCTCAAGTCACATTTTCCTAATTACATGCATCCCAATGAATATATTTTTACCCGGGAAATTCCGCTGACATCGAGTGGAAAAATCAATTATTTTTTATTGAAGAAAAAATTTACTCCTCAAGATGCAAAATTTATATTTGAGTATTTTACACGCTTTTTTGATAGACAACCTATTGATATCGAAAGGAAAATTGTTGATTTAGGTCTTGAATCGATTGATTATCTGGAAATGGCCGAGGAATTCCTGAGAATAACTGGAAAATGGCTGGATGTTGCCAAAATTCACAATGAAATGCGAATCGCAGACATTGGTTCCTGCCTTGTAGAGCTGAACTTAACCCATGCAAGCCCGCAAAATAAGGTCATGCTAAACCCGCTCCAACGAGGCTTTTATTCCAAAGAGCTGGATGAACATTTTGATCAAAGTCTGTGTATTATAGCATCCCTTTGTCTGCAAGGAATCTCTGATATAAGGCAGTTGGAAATTGCTATCGCTGATACCCTCGCCAACCACTTTATGTTGAACAGCAAATTAAAGTGGATTGATTCTGACTATTTCTTTGTCAGTGCCGGCATGCAAACGGATTTTAATTTAAGAGCTCCTATATTCTTTTCAAAAAAAGAACTGCAGCGCCTTATCACAACAGTTCATGCCGACCGACTGGTCAGAATTTATGTTCAAAAGAAAAAAAATCATTACTTTTTGATAATGGCCTATCATCATATCGCCCTTGACGGATGGTCTGCAGCATTAGTGCGCGAAGAAATTTTTCGCAGATACGAAGGAACTCATGAAATAAAATGCATCAATCAAGAAGAGGAAATTAACGCCCTGAACCGGGCAGCTGAATTCCGGGAACATACTAAAAATACTCTTAGGGAGCTAAAAACTAGACTCTCGCAAATTAACCCTTATGAATACAATCACCTGGAACCTCTTTTTCAAGGAACTTTGGAAAATAGAAATACCTGTTTTACCCTGGAAAAAAAATGGGTAGACCAGTTTGCCCATCAACACCAAATTCAAGATTCCCCTTACAGTGTTATTTTTGCTTTGGTGTTCCATCAAATGATTTCGCAAATAGCCGGGGTAAATAAATTATTTTTTTACATGAGTTTTTCCAACCGCAATTTACCTATTCCCCATATCAAAGAGCTGATAGGCAATCTGGCCACCGGGTTGCCTGTATTTTTCAATAACAAAAATTTAACCACACAAGAATTTGCCGCCCAAATCAAAGACAACTTTACTCTTTATTTTAAAAATATGAGTTATACCCGGCTTGTGGAAATATGGGAGAATGAAATTATCAATCAGCGGTTTATGTCCCCCCGACATCAGCGTTATCGATTGGTTTATACCTACATTAATAAAATTACCGAGGATGAATACATCCAAAACAAATACATTGACTGGGACAAATCAATAAATGAGACACTGCCCGAGAACTCGGCAAATGTTTCGGGAAAAAAGAAAGTGGCCTTTTTAAGAGTCTATAATATGGGTCCGCATTTTGTAGTGATGCTGAGTACGCAAATGAAGAAAAAAGTACATGATCTGCTTTTAACTCAACTGCACGAACTAATGAATAGTCAAAGATAA
- a CDS encoding methyltransferase, whose product MKKITSWFTKPTISEPPEKNLPLAESQSNSPNAEFYADYFSLIAKGAKLKLIQAMFGLNLFVLFEDDSSVPEREIIEKLGLMPIRAKKWLHLLSSEGYLVKTTINNQPAYRLPPGFIKLIHSHRWWGMQFFFNSWIETEEENLADVLRFGKIKRTAPWPPKTDSHANWLENWMKNTSTATIECILEHINFQKVTTLLDVGGGDGTMSCAFATAHPHLKAAVYNLPLSAQMARENIAAKQLSDRVQVIEGNFLEDNEFPTGFDLILFARVLFDWNEQVNRKLLTMAYQALPKNGLVAICEFFKNYNHDVCFTCEYRYLFNDDFAAHVMKTKEEYFSMLDDIGFTVIPLKADAEEKHPLDYSLILAKK is encoded by the coding sequence ATGAAAAAAATCACCTCATGGTTTACCAAACCCACAATCAGTGAACCTCCAGAAAAAAACCTTCCTTTAGCTGAGTCGCAGAGTAATTCACCTAATGCCGAATTTTATGCCGATTATTTCTCACTGATTGCCAAAGGGGCAAAGCTCAAACTCATTCAAGCGATGTTCGGCCTTAATTTGTTTGTCCTGTTTGAAGATGATTCTTCAGTTCCGGAACGCGAGATTATTGAAAAACTGGGGTTAATGCCTATTAGAGCCAAAAAATGGCTGCATCTGCTCAGCAGTGAAGGCTATTTGGTAAAAACAACGATTAATAATCAACCCGCCTACCGGTTACCCCCCGGGTTTATCAAGCTCATCCACAGCCATCGGTGGTGGGGAATGCAGTTTTTCTTTAATAGCTGGATTGAAACCGAAGAGGAAAACTTGGCGGATGTTTTGCGTTTTGGCAAAATCAAACGAACGGCCCCCTGGCCGCCAAAAACAGATTCTCATGCAAACTGGCTTGAGAATTGGATGAAAAACACTTCAACCGCAACCATTGAATGCATCCTGGAGCACATTAATTTTCAAAAAGTAACTACTCTTTTGGATGTAGGCGGTGGCGATGGAACAATGTCTTGCGCTTTTGCGACAGCACATCCTCATTTAAAAGCTGCGGTATACAACCTGCCTTTATCAGCACAGATGGCAAGAGAAAATATTGCGGCGAAACAGTTGAGCGATCGCGTCCAGGTCATCGAAGGAAATTTTCTTGAGGACAACGAATTTCCCACCGGATTCGATCTCATTTTATTTGCACGCGTTCTTTTTGACTGGAATGAACAGGTCAATAGAAAATTGTTAACAATGGCCTACCAGGCTTTACCCAAAAACGGACTGGTCGCTATTTGTGAATTTTTTAAGAATTACAATCACGATGTTTGCTTTACCTGCGAATATCGGTATCTTTTTAATGATGATTTTGCAGCCCATGTGATGAAAACCAAAGAAGAGTACTTCAGCATGTTAGATGATATTGGATTCACAGTAATTCCTCTCAAAGCCGATGCAGAGGAAAAGCATCCTCTTGATTATTCTTTAATTTTGGCGAAAAAATAA
- a CDS encoding methyltransferase, which translates to MDVPEVANQPEEGNYDFYANYFSLFAEGARLKLVETMFSLNVFALFENNYYVLEQDIIEKLGLMPLRAKKWLYLLTSEHFLRKIMIDNQPAYELPEGFIKLMHSDRWWEMQFFFLSWMVASEENLIDVLRYGKVKTSVSWPPKKHSEVLWLEDWMHRTAEQPINCILEHINFNKIKAVLDVGGGDGTMACAFATAHPHLKAAVYNLPMPAQMARRTVASKNLNDRVRVIEGNFIEENEFPKGFDLILFTRVLFDWDEATDRKLLKMAYQALPKNGFVGICEYYKEENHDRCLASEYRYIFHDDFTPNVMKTTAAYRQMLHDIGFTIIQPNDEPKPPFSYCSLILAQK; encoded by the coding sequence ATGGATGTACCCGAAGTCGCAAATCAACCAGAAGAAGGTAATTACGACTTTTATGCGAATTATTTTTCGCTCTTTGCAGAAGGGGCGCGACTAAAACTTGTGGAAACTATGTTCAGCCTTAATGTATTTGCTTTGTTTGAAAACAATTACTACGTTTTGGAACAGGATATTATTGAAAAACTTGGACTTATGCCGCTGCGGGCAAAAAAATGGTTGTATCTGCTCACCTCCGAACATTTTTTAAGAAAAATAATGATTGATAATCAACCTGCCTATGAACTTCCCGAGGGTTTTATTAAACTGATGCACAGCGATCGCTGGTGGGAAATGCAGTTTTTTTTCTTGAGCTGGATGGTGGCTTCGGAAGAAAACCTGATCGATGTATTGCGTTATGGCAAAGTCAAAACCAGTGTTTCCTGGCCGCCCAAAAAACATTCCGAGGTGTTATGGCTTGAAGACTGGATGCACAGGACGGCAGAACAACCCATCAACTGTATTTTAGAGCACATAAATTTCAATAAAATCAAAGCAGTTCTTGATGTAGGCGGTGGCGACGGGACAATGGCTTGTGCTTTTGCCACGGCACATCCTCATTTAAAAGCTGCAGTTTACAATTTGCCTATGCCAGCTCAAATGGCAAGAAGAACGGTTGCATCCAAAAATTTAAATGATCGAGTCCGGGTTATTGAAGGGAATTTCATAGAAGAAAATGAATTCCCTAAAGGCTTCGATCTCATCTTGTTTACCCGCGTCCTTTTTGATTGGGATGAGGCGACCGATAGAAAATTATTAAAAATGGCTTATCAGGCACTACCTAAAAATGGCTTTGTAGGGATTTGTGAATATTATAAAGAAGAAAATCATGATCGATGCCTTGCCTCAGAATATCGCTATATTTTTCATGATGATTTTACCCCGAATGTCATGAAAACAACTGCAGCCTATCGCCAGATGTTACACGATATTGGTTTTACCATTATCCAACCCAATGATGAGCCTAAACCCCCTTTCTCCTACTGCTCCCTTATTTTGGCTCAAAAATAA
- a CDS encoding TM0106 family RecB-like putative nuclease yields MYFESDQLIFSPSDLTQFMESPFVSWIEHLAVIHPDLLPAPDEKDQLIDVLQHLGNQHELELLSQFEDQACSVVNLREQANSYESTLKAMENGADVIYQAHLQFFPFQGYADFLIKVAGKSRFGDYCYEVWDTKWAKSVKPGFLLQLCCYAEMLETMQGSATEYITVVLGDKEQKRFRTADYYYFYQNLKQQFLLAHQNFDPASCPDPAASKNWGRWTNYAQELLTKADHLIQVANITSGQIKKLHQAGINTMTALAQAKISSIKGVKPERFMRLQAQAKIQKESSGKEIPLYQLFSHVPGQKQGLALLPPASPKDVFFDIEGFPLEEGGLEYLWGITYFDEKAKRQYKDFWAHNREQEKAAFQAFVQWVYQRWQEEPQMHIYHYANYEISACRRLMGRYGVCEVEIDQLLRHEVFVDLYKIVKASMIIGEPRYSIKNIEHLYRGKRDTAVGSGGDSVVVYEHWREHPDGEHWHTSKILNDLRAYNMDDCNSTQELVDWLRERQKEEGIIYLGNSEPVEVKPKEDLGEHIQLRDRLLMQAEHLKTAANMQLAKIHLIFAWSIEFHRREAKPVFWRMFERLGLTREELFDDIDCLAYCRRTPKLPYKPRPKSRNLAYEYFFDPQQEFKGSAKQYYVLGEKTEGGKTLTAAYCEDDSDLEQGIIVLQMQKEPTDPVTLIPNEFVDPHSIPKAIAKQAAAFEQGMLENTALLDFLGRAYPRIKDHPPGAPIAPSHHPDERLAQITHAVLNLNNSYLTLQGPPGAGKTFTGRHLIAELVRRGKKIGISSNSHKAINNLLVKTADYCNQQGIKGFFACARNTDGQIDDLNITLLDNEQIIEFIQPGCVIGTTAWGFTREELADSFDYLFIDEAGQVCVANLIAMSRSTRNIILMGDQMQLGQPSQGSHPDESGLSVLDYLLHTTPTIPDSLGVFLGTTYRMHPSVNEFISEAIYEGKLETAPGNAQQLISVPEGYWGRLNKEAGIIPIPVFHEGNTQASDEEVEQIVLLTQELLGRTFKEKDGVQRIIGWNDILFVAPYNHQVSKLKIALGEQARVGSVDKFQGQEAPIVFLSMCTSNVEESPRGLNFLFDKNRINVAVSRAQCLAIVVYSPTLLQATPTNVEQIAMMNIFCRLVKN; encoded by the coding sequence ATGTATTTCGAATCAGATCAATTAATTTTTTCCCCCTCGGATCTTACTCAATTTATGGAAAGTCCCTTTGTCTCGTGGATAGAGCATCTTGCAGTGATTCATCCTGATTTGTTACCTGCACCTGATGAGAAAGATCAATTAATTGACGTATTGCAGCATTTGGGAAACCAACATGAGTTAGAGCTGCTCAGCCAATTTGAAGACCAAGCATGTTCTGTGGTTAATTTGCGTGAGCAGGCAAATTCCTATGAGTCTACCTTGAAGGCAATGGAAAATGGGGCAGATGTGATTTATCAAGCCCATTTACAATTCTTTCCCTTCCAGGGCTATGCGGATTTTTTAATTAAGGTAGCGGGTAAGAGCCGGTTTGGGGATTACTGTTATGAAGTTTGGGATACCAAGTGGGCCAAATCAGTAAAACCTGGATTTTTGCTGCAATTGTGTTGTTATGCAGAAATGCTCGAAACAATGCAAGGATCTGCTACGGAATACATCACTGTTGTATTAGGAGACAAGGAACAGAAACGCTTTCGCACGGCAGATTATTATTATTTTTATCAAAATCTGAAACAACAGTTTTTATTGGCACATCAAAATTTTGATCCGGCCTCCTGTCCTGATCCTGCTGCGTCTAAAAATTGGGGACGGTGGACTAATTACGCCCAAGAGTTATTAACCAAGGCAGATCATTTAATCCAGGTCGCAAATATTACCTCAGGACAAATTAAAAAACTGCATCAAGCAGGAATTAATACCATGACCGCTTTAGCCCAGGCAAAAATTTCCTCGATAAAAGGGGTTAAGCCTGAACGATTCATGCGTTTGCAAGCCCAAGCTAAAATTCAAAAGGAAAGCAGCGGAAAGGAAATTCCCTTGTATCAGTTGTTTTCTCATGTTCCAGGACAAAAACAAGGTTTGGCTTTGTTGCCGCCTGCATCCCCCAAGGATGTTTTTTTTGATATTGAAGGGTTTCCTCTGGAAGAGGGGGGCTTGGAGTATCTTTGGGGCATAACCTATTTTGATGAAAAGGCAAAGCGTCAGTATAAAGATTTTTGGGCACATAACCGCGAGCAGGAGAAAGCAGCCTTTCAAGCATTCGTACAGTGGGTATACCAACGTTGGCAAGAAGAGCCGCAGATGCATATTTATCATTATGCCAATTATGAAATTTCTGCCTGTCGCCGTTTAATGGGACGTTATGGGGTTTGTGAGGTGGAAATCGATCAGCTCTTGCGCCATGAAGTGTTTGTTGATTTATATAAAATTGTAAAAGCGTCCATGATTATTGGCGAACCTCGTTATTCCATTAAAAATATTGAGCATTTATACCGGGGCAAGCGAGATACGGCGGTGGGGTCTGGGGGGGATTCCGTAGTTGTTTATGAACATTGGCGAGAACATCCTGATGGGGAACATTGGCACACCTCCAAAATACTAAATGATCTCCGCGCCTACAATATGGATGATTGCAATTCCACGCAGGAATTGGTGGATTGGCTCAGGGAAAGGCAAAAAGAAGAAGGCATAATATATTTGGGTAACAGCGAACCTGTTGAAGTGAAGCCCAAAGAAGACTTGGGTGAGCATATCCAATTGCGCGATCGGTTATTGATGCAAGCAGAACATTTAAAAACAGCAGCGAACATGCAATTAGCGAAAATCCATTTAATTTTCGCCTGGTCTATTGAGTTTCATCGACGTGAAGCGAAACCTGTATTTTGGCGTATGTTTGAGCGATTGGGTTTAACCCGGGAAGAATTATTTGATGATATTGATTGTTTGGCTTATTGTCGGCGCACTCCCAAACTTCCTTATAAGCCGAGGCCAAAATCACGCAATTTAGCCTATGAATATTTTTTTGATCCGCAACAGGAGTTTAAAGGAAGTGCCAAGCAATATTATGTTTTGGGCGAAAAAACCGAAGGGGGGAAAACATTAACTGCGGCATATTGTGAAGACGATAGTGATTTGGAGCAGGGAATTATTGTTCTACAAATGCAAAAAGAGCCTACTGATCCAGTGACTTTAATCCCCAATGAATTTGTTGACCCTCATTCGATTCCCAAGGCAATTGCAAAGCAGGCCGCCGCATTTGAACAAGGGATGCTGGAAAACACTGCCCTACTTGATTTTTTGGGGAGAGCTTATCCACGAATTAAAGATCACCCCCCAGGAGCGCCTATAGCCCCAAGCCACCATCCGGATGAACGGTTAGCACAAATTACTCATGCGGTTTTAAATCTGAATAATAGTTATCTTACCTTACAAGGACCACCGGGAGCTGGAAAAACCTTTACAGGAAGACATCTGATTGCAGAACTGGTACGAAGAGGAAAAAAAATAGGTATTTCATCAAACAGCCATAAGGCAATCAATAATTTGTTGGTAAAGACTGCTGATTATTGTAACCAACAAGGAATAAAAGGTTTTTTTGCCTGTGCCCGAAATACCGATGGGCAAATTGACGATTTGAATATTACCCTACTGGATAATGAACAGATAATCGAATTCATTCAACCAGGGTGTGTTATAGGCACAACAGCATGGGGCTTTACCAGAGAAGAATTGGCAGATTCGTTTGATTATCTATTCATTGATGAAGCAGGACAAGTCTGTGTTGCCAATTTAATTGCGATGAGCCGTTCTACCCGCAATATTATTTTAATGGGCGATCAAATGCAGTTAGGGCAACCTTCACAAGGAAGCCATCCTGACGAAAGTGGTTTATCGGTATTAGATTATTTACTGCATACAACGCCTACCATTCCAGATTCTTTGGGGGTTTTTCTAGGTACTACCTACAGAATGCATCCGTCAGTCAATGAGTTTATCAGCGAGGCCATCTATGAAGGGAAATTAGAGACCGCACCTGGAAACGCCCAGCAGTTAATAAGTGTACCTGAGGGATATTGGGGAAGGTTGAATAAAGAAGCAGGAATTATTCCCATCCCCGTTTTCCATGAGGGCAATACACAAGCCAGTGATGAGGAAGTGGAGCAGATTGTATTATTAACCCAGGAACTTTTGGGTAGAACATTTAAAGAAAAGGATGGAGTTCAAAGAATCATCGGCTGGAATGATATTCTTTTTGTTGCTCCCTACAACCATCAGGTGAGTAAATTAAAAATTGCCCTTGGTGAACAGGCTAGAGTAGGAAGTGTGGATAAATTTCAGGGACAGGAAGCCCCGATTGTTTTTTTAAGCATGTGTACGAGTAATGTGGAGGAGTCACCGCGGGGCCTTAATTTTCTCTTTGATAAAAACAGGATCAATGTCGCCGTCTCAAGGGCCCAGTGTTTGGCGATTGTGGTGTATTCGCCTACACTATTGCAAGCCACTCCAACCAATGTTGAACAAATTGCAATGATGAATATTTTTTGCCGTCTGGTGAAAAACTGA
- the htpX gene encoding protease HtpX: MFKRIVLFLATNLAILVVISFILSLFNIGPYLTQYGLNYQALLIYAGIIGFTGAFISLFISKWMAIHAFNVQIIDKPKTEAEFWLMKEIRNLSQKRNIGMPDVGIYDSPEPNAFATGWNKNKALVAVSSGLLNTMNEEELQGVLGHELAHVANGDMVTLTLIQGVVNTFVIFFARVAAFLVMQFFRRDDEEGVQGGFVYYSVALIFELLFGILASLIVMWFSRYREFRADRGSAEYVGRDKMIKALYRLQELEDKTPRDERAPAFNTMKISDKESWLALFSSHPPLKKRIEALQQY; this comes from the coding sequence ATGTTTAAAAGAATAGTCTTATTTCTCGCAACTAACCTCGCAATTCTCGTGGTAATCTCTTTTATATTGAGTCTGTTCAATATTGGGCCGTATCTGACCCAATATGGATTAAATTACCAAGCTTTATTAATTTATGCAGGAATTATTGGTTTTACTGGAGCATTTATCTCCCTGTTTATTTCCAAATGGATGGCAATTCATGCTTTTAATGTTCAAATAATTGACAAACCCAAAACTGAGGCTGAATTTTGGTTGATGAAAGAAATAAGGAATTTAAGCCAAAAAAGAAATATCGGCATGCCTGATGTAGGAATTTACGATAGCCCCGAACCTAATGCTTTTGCCACTGGGTGGAATAAAAATAAAGCGCTGGTAGCCGTTTCCTCTGGGTTGCTCAATACAATGAATGAAGAGGAGTTACAAGGAGTTCTGGGACATGAACTCGCCCACGTCGCCAATGGGGACATGGTAACTCTGACTTTAATTCAAGGGGTAGTAAATACCTTTGTAATCTTTTTTGCCCGTGTTGCTGCATTTCTGGTGATGCAGTTTTTCAGAAGAGACGACGAGGAGGGGGTGCAAGGTGGTTTCGTTTACTATAGTGTTGCCCTAATCTTTGAACTGCTGTTTGGAATTCTCGCTTCCCTGATTGTAATGTGGTTCTCTCGTTATCGCGAATTTCGAGCAGACCGAGGCTCAGCAGAATACGTAGGTAGAGACAAAATGATAAAAGCCTTATACCGTCTGCAGGAACTTGAGGATAAAACGCCAAGAGATGAGCGGGCACCGGCATTTAATACTATGAAAATCTCCGATAAAGAAAGTTGGCTTGCTCTTTTTTCCAGCCATCCTCCTTTAAAAAAACGCATTGAGGCCTTACAACAATACTGA